The Pseudorca crassidens isolate mPseCra1 chromosome 3, mPseCra1.hap1, whole genome shotgun sequence genome includes the window ACTAGAACGTTTTGTTTCCTTCCAGCTAAAGGCAGAAGAGGAGATTCAGCTGAGACTCTATAAAGGGACAGAAAAGACAGAAAGCTTAGGCTCAGTCAGCAGGGGGAAAGCGGTCAGCTGCATGTTGGGCGATCTGTGTTTGCCCAAACGAAAACAGTCACGAGAATACTAGTAACGGTAATAATGATAAATCTAATGAAAAGTCAGCTATAAGGGGGCAAGTCCCGTTGCGTGGCAGGATCGCCTGGCCCTCCGCCCCCTTTCTGCCCTCACCACCCCTTCACTTCTAAATTGCAGTCCAAGAACCACCGTCCAAAGACGTCCTGTCTTCTTCCTGTTCTCCTGTAAGCGACAAAGCTTCCCCGGCCAGACCTACAGGTCCCCCGGCCCCTTCCCCGGCTCCTCAAGGGTGCTCACCAACCGGGGACCCGCcggcgccccctcccccagggccccgcGGGCCGCAGGCCGCCTACCTTTCTTGGGCTCGTAGCCGCCGCCGGGGGGCCGGTAGTGGGGCTCCAGCGGGTGCGCGCCCGCCTTGCCCGCGTCGCTGGCAGCCTTGGGCGCCGCGTGCAGCGCCTCTCCGGGGGCCGCGGCCGCCGAGTTGTACCGCAGGAGACCCTGGCCCTGCAGAGCCGCGTTCAAGTTCCCGTAGTTTGTGTAGTTGCCGTAGAAGGGCGACGTGTAGTAAAGGTGGCGGCCGAGCAGCGGCGACGCGGGGTAGGGCGAGCCGCCCGGCGGCGCCCCTGACGAGGCGGGCGCGGCGGCCGCTGGCAGCCCCGGCGGCGCGCAGGCCGGGCCCAGGCTCGGCTGCTTGAGGTCCGACGTGGCGATCTCGGCCAGAGACCACAGCTTGGGCTTGCTGGCGGGCGGCGGCGCGCCCGGCGACGTCCGGCTGCCCAGGGGCGTcttgccgccgccgccgccgccgcccccgcggGGCGTGGCCTCGGATGGGGGGCCCAGCAGCGGCGCCTCCACGCCGGTGAGCGGCGACGAGGTCACGGGCTTGGGCGGCGCCAGGTCCCGCTCGCCCTCCTCGTCGTCGTCCTCGTCGTCCTCCAGGTCGTCGTACTTCTCCTTGCACTCCGAGCCCGACTCGCACAGGGGGTCCTCGGCCCGGCACGGCAGTTTCTCTCCGTCCGACTCGGCGGAGCACGAATGATCCGTGAGCGAGTCGACGTGCAGGCTGATCCCTGCAGGGGCGCGGGCACGGTCTGTGGCACCCGGGGGCTCTCTGCCCCACCTGCTCCCTCACTTCGACCCAACCCGAGCCGCGTCCTCCCGGGAGCGCGACCTCCCAGGACGCGCTCACCGAGGAGGAGTTGCTCGGCTCCGGAGCTGCCAGGCGGCCGAGACTCCAGGCCCGAACGTGGAGCGTCGGGCGGGCAGCACCCGCCCCCCCGCCCGACCTCATCCTCCCTGACCTCACCTTGGCGCCCCGCCTGGGAAGAAAGCCCCCGCGACCCTGCGCCCGCCTCGGCCCCTCTCACCTTCGTCCTCCGCCGAAGTCTCGGTGCCCTCCTGCACCTTGTCCGGACTCTCCTCCTTGCTCCTTGCCGAGTCgccctcgtcctcgtcctcgtcctcgctTTTGTTCCTGGGGGCCCACGTCATCTTGTTTTCCTTCTTGAGGCGCCGGCGCGCGTTGGCGAACCAGGTGGATACCTGCGTGAGGGTCATCTTGGTGATGATGGCCAGCATGATCTTCTCGCCCTTGGTGGGGTAGGGGTTCTTGCGGTGCTCGTTGAGCCAGGCCTTGAGCGTGGCCGTGGCATCCCGCGTGGCGTTCTTGCGGTAGGCCGGGTCATTGAGCTGGTACGGGTAGGCCGCGCTTCCATAAGGGTGGTAGCTGATGGCGCCCGTCATCCCGGTCGTGTGTGCGTCGTAGGGCGCACCCTGCAACCGACAAGAGCCTGGTGAGCGGGTCGCTTGGGGACCTGCCAGGCGTCAGCGCCAAGGCGACCCCTCCGCCCGCCCGTGGCCGCCTTTCCCACGATGCCTCCGGCGCTAGAGCTGCGCTTCCCGCGGCAACAGAGCAAAAGGACTCAGCGGGTAATTTAAGGCCAGCTGTTGATCAAGAAAAGCGATACGGTTTTATTATCAAAATTTCCAACTATTTCACTTTCCTAAAACGACGCATCTTCCCCCAAATGCCCCTGGGTCGCCAGTACAGACGTACACAAATACGAACGCA containing:
- the IRX2 gene encoding iroquois-class homeodomain protein IRX-2 isoform X1 — encoded protein: MSYPQGYLYQAPGSLALYSCPAYGASALAAPRSEELARSASGSAFSPYPGSAAFTAQAATGFGSPLQYSADAAAAAAGFPSYMGAPYDAHTTGMTGAISYHPYGSAAYPYQLNDPAYRKNATRDATATLKAWLNEHRKNPYPTKGEKIMLAIITKMTLTQVSTWFANARRRLKKENKMTWAPRNKSEDEDEDEGDSARSKEESPDKVQEGTETSAEDEGISLHVDSLTDHSCSAESDGEKLPCRAEDPLCESGSECKEKYDDLEDDEDDDEEGERDLAPPKPVTSSPLTGVEAPLLGPPSEATPRGGGGGGGGKTPLGSRTSPGAPPPASKPKLWSLAEIATSDLKQPSLGPACAPPGLPAAAAPASSGAPPGGSPYPASPLLGRHLYYTSPFYGNYTNYGNLNAALQGQGLLRYNSAAAAPGEALHAAPKAASDAGKAGAHPLEPHYRPPGGGYEPKKGRRPAARGALGEGAPAGPRLVSTLEEPGKGPGDL
- the IRX2 gene encoding iroquois-class homeodomain protein IRX-2 isoform X2 is translated as MSYPQGYLYQAPGSLALYSCPAYGASALAAPRSEELARSASGSAFSPYPGSAAFTAQAATGFGSPLQYSADAAAAAAGFPSYMGAPYDAHTTGMTGAISYHPYGSAAYPYQLNDPAYRKNATRDATATLKAWLNEHRKNPYPTKGEKIMLAIITKMTLTQVSTWFANARRRLKKENKMTWAPRNKSEDEDEDEGDSARSKEESPDKVQEGTETSAEDEGISLHVDSLTDHSCSAESDGEKLPCRAEDPLCESGSECKEKYDDLEDDEDDDEEGERDLAPPKPVTSSPLTGVEAPLLGPPSEATPRGGGGGGGGKTPLGSRTSPGAPPPASKPKLWSLAEIATSDLKQPSLGPACAPPGLPAAAAPASSGAPPGGSPYPASPLLGRHLYYTSPFYGNYTNYGNLNAALQGQGLLRYNSAAAAPGEALHAAPKAASDAGKAGAHPLEPHYRPPGGGYEPKKDASEGCTVVGGGLQPYL